A genomic stretch from Acropora palmata chromosome 13, jaAcrPala1.3, whole genome shotgun sequence includes:
- the LOC141863078 gene encoding tetratricopeptide repeat protein 28-like translates to MSHHSIGHGYFSLGQFEIALDKFVSAVEVFNTLRSFLKSEDDWKINFRELYDKSYCAKWRSLLKIGKIDEALFAADQGRAQTLSDNLLIQYELALPSSDAIFDSKERMSRFLTELSIPIIFLATEGLAVNIWFLSRGKEIAFRERRLEASITGKDPIRVLLGATLEKIRPDDSAETCEDRTFGRELDNVVPSSGEVCGEEVGNLPFPPSNNAFKPFYDAVIGPIEDLLGPEDDELVIVSDGALCFIPWAAVIESIRIRIVPSLKSYQLISSVPEGYHKKTGALLVGNPCTKQLKKPLEPLPCAQKEVEMIAAILNTRPLIGKQATKAEVMKRMSSVGLIHIAAHGDEVTGQIALSPNPGWTQFPKEEDYILKMSDVQAANLRARLVVLSCCHSGRGRILKGEGVVGIARAFLAAGARSVLVALWAIDDKATMEFMKRFYQHLKEGKTASAAVHQSMKCLRESEEFSEMWDWAPFQLIGDDVKIEFDAKDDVSE, encoded by the coding sequence ATGTCTCACCACAGTATAGGTCATGGATACTTTTCTCTTGGACAATTTGAAATCGCCTTGGATAAGTTCGTTTCCGCTGTGGAAGTCTTTAATACTTTGAGATCTTTCCTAAAGTCTGAAGatgattggaaaataaactttcgtgAACTTTACGACAAGTCGTACTGTGCCAAATGGAGGTCGTTACTGAAAATTGGAAAGATCGATGAAGCTTTGTTTGCTGCTGACCAAGGACGAGCGCAGACATTGTCTGACAATTTGTTGATTCAATATGAACTTGCTCTGCCCTCATCAGATGCCATTTTTGACTCCAAAGAGAGAATGTCTCGGTTCTTAACAGAGCTTTCTATTCCAATTATTTTTCTAGCAACTGAAGGACTTGCGGTCAACATCTGGTTCCTGAGCAGGGGAAAGGAAATTGCATTTCGAGAACGGAGGCTAGAGGCTAGTATCACAGGCAAAGATCCCATACGCGTCTTACTAGGAGCAACTTTAGAAAAAATCCGCCCTGATGATTCGGCAGAAACATGTGAAGATCGCACATTTGGCCGCGAACTCGACAATGTAGTCCCGTCTAGCGGAGAAGTGTGTGGTGAAGAGGTTGGAAACCTACCATTTCCCCCTTCAAACAATGCTTTTAAGCCATTTTATGATGCAGTTATTGGACCAATTGAGGATTTGCTTGGACCTGAAGACgacgagttggtcattgtttcTGACGGTGCGCTGTGCTTTATCCCCTGGGCCGCAGTAATTGAATCGATTAGGATTCGCATTGTCCCCTCTCTTAaaagttatcaattgatctcAAGTGTACCCGAAGGCTATCACAAGAAGACAGGGGCGcttttggtcggaaatccgTGCACAAAGCAGTTGAAGAAGCCTTTAGAGCCCTTACCATGTGCTCAAAAGGaagtagaaatgattgcagcaATTCTTAACACTAGACCTCTAATCGGGAaacaggcaacaaaagctgaagtaaTGAAACggatgtcgtcagttggtttaattcatattgctgcCCACGGAGACGAGGTCACTGGACAAATTGCCTTGTCTCCAAACCCTGGATGGACCCAATTCCCGAAAGAAGAAgattatattttgaaaatgtccgaTGTACAAGCGGCCAAtcttcgagctcgtcttgTGGTGTTAAGCTGttgtcacagtggacgaggcagaatcttgaagggtgagggtgtggtcggtatcgcacgtgccttcttggcagctggtgctcgttctgtgttggtggccctgtgggcaatagatgacaAAGCTACCATGGAGTTTATGAAACgtttctaccaacacctgaaagaaggaaaaaccgcCAGTGCTGCTGTTCACCAATCGATGAAATGCCTTCGTGAATCTGAGGAGTTTTCTGAGATGTGGGACTGGGCTCCATTTCAACTTATTGGAGATGACGTCAAGATTGAATTCGACGCGAAAGATGACGTCAGTGAATGa